In Paludibaculum fermentans, the genomic stretch TGCTGCGCATCTGCTGGCCCACCAGGCGGTCGAGATAGCGGTCGACTGTAGCACTCCAGCCAGTCTTGCCGACCGCCGGGTAGAGGTCTGCGATGTGTGTGGCCAGCGTTTCCATCTCTGACCGCGCCTGCTCGATGGAGACGCCGGCTCGCAGGCGCGCCACCACGCGCAGGTAGTGATAGTTGCGGGCGGCATCCGGCGCCAGCACCAGCGGTACGAACAGATCCGGCCAGCCGCGATCATACTCCGTGCCGCCCGGCAGCACGCCGATGACGGTGTAGGAGCTGCCATTCAAGCTAACCTGCCGGCCTACGACGCCGGGCTCTCCGCCGAAGACGCCTTGCCAGAGCCGGTTGGTCAGCACGACTACCTTGTCTTTGCCTGGCTCGTCTTCCTCCCTGGCAAAGGTGCGCCCCAGGGCCGCGCGGGCGCCGAACACGTCGAAATAAGGCGCCGAGACGGTTTGTGCATGCAGGGAACGCGGCTCCCCTCCGCCGGTAAAGCTCATGCTGCCGTCCGTCAGAGCGGCCATCGCTTCGAACGAATGGCTCTGCTTCGCCCAATCCCGGAAGTTGCCACCAGAAACACCGTTTCGCTGGTAGCCGGGCGGTTTCTCCCAGATCTGCACAATGCGCTCGGGCTCCGGATAACTTGAGGGTTTCAGCAGGACTCCGTCCACGAGGCTGAAGATAGCGGCGTTCGCGCCCAGGGCGAGCGCGATGGTGAGTACGGCGAAGAACGTGAAGCCCGGACTCTTGCGCAGCACGCGGGCGGCGTAGCGCAGATCCTGCAGAAGCGTCTCAATGCTGGAACCCATGCGTGCATCCCTCACTTTCTCTTTAACCTGTTCCAAACCCTCATATTCCAGACGGGTGGCTCTCAGCGCCGCTTCTCGGGATTGGCCCTTTCCCATGCGGCGCTCCACGTGGATCTCGAAGTAGGTGCGGACCTCTTCGTCGAGGTCATCTTCCACCTGGCGGCGGCGTAGGAGACCGCTCAGCAGGGCGCGCGTGCGGCTGGTCCAGCTCACGGTTCAGGACTCCTCGGCCAGAACCTGGTTGACGGCCGTGAAGACTTTCCGCCAGTTCCGCTTCTCCACCGTCAACTGGGCGCGGCCTTCTGGAGTGAGCGAGTAGAACTTGGCCCGGCGGCCGCTCTCCAAGGTGCCCCATTCGCCTTCGAGCCAGCCCTTGTCGGCGAGGCGGTGCAGGGCAGGGAACAGGGACCCGGGGCCGACAACAAACACGCCGTTGGTTACCTGCTCGATCCGGTCGGAGATGCCGACGCCGTGCAGGGGGCCGTGTTCGACGGTGCGCAGGATGAGGAGGTCGAGGGTGCCTTGCAGCAGCTCGGCGGGCTTTGACATGGGTCGATAATATCGATAGTCGATATCGACGGTCAATAGGAACCGAAGAACGTTACATTCGTTGCCAGGCGTAGCGGGGCAGGGCCGCCTCCGTTGTCACGTTGGCTTTCCCGCCCCGATTTATCCGTGGATGCGTCAAGCCTGCGCGTGGGCCGCCTCCAATGCAGCAATGTCCATCTTCTTCATCTGGAGCATCGCCTGCATCACCCGGCCCGCTCTCTTCGGATCGGGGTCCCCCATCAGACGGCCCAGGCACTCCGGGATGACCTGCCATGACAAACCGAACTTGTCTTTCAGCCAGCCGCATTGGCTCTCTTCGCCGTCTTCCGTCAGCGCGTCCCAGAACTTGTCCACCTCGGCTTGAGTCTTGCAGTGGATGGTGAACGAGACCGCCTCAGTGAACTTGTACTTGGGTCCTCCGTTGAGACCAATGAACGGCCGGCCATCCAGTTCGAATTTGACGAGCATCGCGCTGCCCGCGGGACCAGGACCTGCGTCGCCATACCGTGAAACATGCAGGATCCGGGAGTTCTCGAACAGGGAAACGTACAGGTTCGCAGCCTCTTCGGCCCGGCCGTCGAACCAAAGAAATGGAGTGATCTTGTTCATGTGTGTGGTTCTCCTTGACTAGTAATCAGTTGAGTTCGGGTCCGGCCCGTTAAGCATGCTGGGGCTTGTGATCGAGTCGGCTTGTCCACGCGACCGCATCAGGAACAGCCAGGCGCCCGCCCAGGAACACGGCAGCGAGCTGAGAGCGAGCAGCACGGGGTACCAGTGGGGTCCAAACTCCGGCCCCTTGTCCCAGGTCACGACAGCGCCGAAGGTGGAGACGAGCAAGCCGGCACCGCCCATCACGGTCGCCTGCGGCATCACCCAAGTCGGAGCCAGCCACGACGTCAGATAGCTGCCCGCGATCGCGAACAGGCAGCGGTAGGCGAGGGCGAAGGCGAAGAGCGGGTCGGACATCCGCTGGCCCATCGCGGGAAAGATCCCCGTTGAGTGAAAGAGCAGGTCGGCGGCAGTGGACGTCACCACGACGAAGACAAAACCGGCGAAGATGGCGCCGGCGCGCCGGGTTTTCGAAGTAGTCGAGTTCATGGAATGTTCTCCTTGCGACGACGGCCTGTGAATTGCGCGATGAGCCCGGTGGACTCTCTGGATCCTACTGCACAGTCGAATCCGGTCCGTCGAATTCGACATCCTCCCTCGAGAATCGCGGAATAAATCTCGCTGTCCGGTCTCTCGAAGAACGGCAGGGTGCTCGAACCCAACCGGTGGACGGGGCTTACCGGGTCCGAGGCCGGCCGCGAGCGTGGCTACCGGCTGACGGAGGAGGGGCAATCTCGTTACTTGCGAGAATCTCAAATTAGAGATACAATCTCTAAATGGAGACGTCACAGCTCCTCGAATCCTCCACCGATCCCATCGAACAGCGCATCGCGAAACGCCTCTCCAGCCTGCGCGCCGAGCACGGCTGGTCCCTGGAGGCGCTGGCGGAACGCACGGGCATCAGCCGCGCCAGCCTGTCGCGGCTGGAACGTTCGGAACTCAGCCCCACTGCTGCCATGCTGGGGCGCCTGTGCTCCGCCTTCGGCTGGACGCTGTCCCGGCTCATGGCCGATGTCGAAACGAAGCCCGCGAATCTGGTCCCGGCCGCGAACCAGACTGACTGGACGGATCCCGAGAGTGGATACCACCGACGGGCCGTCTCGCCGCCAGCACCGGGCCTGCGCGGCGAACTGGTAGAAGTCCGCATTCCAGTGGGAGCCACTGTTTCCTTCGCCACCGCGCCGGTCCATGGGCTGGAGCACCACCTGTGGATGCTCGACGGCTGGCTGCAGTTGGAGGTCGACGGGACCGTCTTTGACCTGCGCAGCGGCGACTGCCTGCGTTATCTCCTCACCGGACCGACTCGCTTCCGGTGCGCGGGCCGCCGGGAAGCCCGCTACCTGATCGCGATGGTGCACCCATGACAAAGACGCCCATTCAGATCGCGGAGTGGCGGCCGGAGCTCCTGGACGATGCCGCGGTGGGGCGCGACCTCACGATGCTGGCGGAAGTGCTGCGGGCAGTGGTCTATGGCGGAGCAGGAGTCAGTTTCTTCGTGCCCTTCTCACTGGACGATGCACGCGCCTTCTGGACCGCGAACGTTCTGGCCGGCGCGCGGGCAGGCACCCGGCGTGTGCTGGTGGCGCGCCAGGCAGAACGGATCGTCGGAACCGTGCAGCTCAATCTGGCTGTGCCGCCCAATCAGCAGCACCGGGCGGATGTCGCGAAGCTGCTGGTCCATCCCGAGGCGCGCCGGCAGGGCATCGCGCGAGCGCTGATGCTTGCTGTGGAGCCAATCGCTCGCGCGGAAGGCCGGAGCCTGCTGACTCTCGACACCGTCTCGCGGAGCAACGCCGAAACTCTCTACCTGGAACTCGGCTACATCGCCGCCGGGTTCATCCCACGCTATGCCCGTGGGTCGCTGACGCCAGACCTGGAGGATACCACCATCATGTATAAGGAGCTTGGGCCGGCGTAACCGGCGCCGGACGTGCCCCGGCTCCAGGACAGTCCCGGCCGCCTACGGCTGCTTTGTCCGTAAGCCAATGGGCCCGCGGCTACCAGCGAACCAGCTCCACCCGCCGGTTCTTTGCTCGCTCCTCTTCCGACGCATTCGAGGCGGCCGGCGCATAGGGCCCGCAGCCAAAGGAATCCATCCGGGTGGCCGCCACGCCGTACTTCGACGCAAGTTCCCGGGCCACGGTCGCGGCCCGCCGCCGGCTCAGGTCCAGGTTGTAATCCGGCTTCCCCTGGTTGTCCGTATGGCCCACGACATGGATGCTCAGGCGCGGATTGTCCGCCATCAGCTTCCCGATCTCCTTCAGCGTCGGTTCGGAGTCGGGCCGCAGCGTGTCCTTGTCGAGATCGAAGTTGATGCCGTAGAGCACGACCTTCCCGAGGTCGTCGATCGACTTCGACATCTCCGCCGCGTTCAGCAGCGTCATGTTGGTCTCCATCGCCTGGGGCGCGATGACGATCAGTTCCGCCAGCGCGATGTCCTTCTGGACTGCGCTCTGCAGACGCTCCGGGATGACGCCGTCTTTGTAGCTCGTGACGAACAGATAAAAATAGGTAGGCTTGGCGTCCTTCGATTTCGCCACCAGGACGCGCTCCTGTGCCTCGTTGTACTCAAGGATCTGGCCCACCTGGTCTTCATCCGAGACCTGGCTCAGCGTGGGCCCGAACCAGCCACGGTCGGCGGTGCCCTTCTGGTACAGCGTCGTCAGGCCGAGCCGCTGAAATTCCAACTGGTAGTTGCGGTACAACTCCGCCGGCGAACGGCCGGCAGGCGCCGCATAGGTGTACCGGCTGACCAGTCCATCCACCTTTTGGCTCTTCGCGAACTTCGGCGGACTGATTTCCGTGGGCGGCCCCAGAGGCAGCACGAATTCGTCAAACTTAGCGGCGCGAAATCCGATGATCTCGCTGCCGGTGTAGCGCTTCACTCCGGCCGGATCCTGCGATCCCGGCACGTCGGCCCCCAGGGCAGGGAAGGCGAGCGACAGTAGGAACAAACCAAGAGCGGAGCCAGTGCGGGCGGTCATTGCATCCTCTGGACGCATTGTAGCCCAGCCGCACACACGGTCTGGCCAGCACTGACGCGAAACCGGGCTATGCCCGGCCGGCGAACCCGCGAGTTTCCGTCGACACCCGCACCTTCTCGCCTTCCTTGATGAAAAGCGGCACGCGGATCTCCAGGCCTGTCTCCAGCGTCGCCGGCTTGGTCACCGTCCCACTGGACGAATCGCCTTTGACGCCGGGCTCTGTCGACGTCACTTCCAGTTCCACGAACGTGGGCAGTTCCAACCCGATGGGGTTGCCGTTGTACTTCAGCATCTCCACCACGGCGCCCGCGATCAGGAAGTCCTTCGCTCCGCCGAGCATGTCATCCGTCAGCGAATGAGTCTCGAAGCTCTCCTGATCGAGGAACTCCGCACCGTCGCCTGTGCTGTAGAGGAACGAAGCCGCGACTCGCGACAGGTCGGGCTCCTTGAACTTATCGCTCGCTTTGAAGGTCTTCTCAAACACCGCGTTGGTGAGCAGGTTGCGAATCTTCAGGCGGACCAGCGTCTGGCCGCCCCGCGCGGTAGGAGTGTTGACCTCCGCCTCCAGGCAGGAGTACGGAACATTCTCGTGCTCGAACAAGGTTCTACGCTTTACGCTGATCGCATCAATCAATACGGCCATAAACTCCTCAGGGGCGGATGTGCAGGGAAATCGAATGCAGGCCCAGCTTCGATTTTCGCTCAAACCGGGCACACGGCGCGAGTGTCGCTGACGTGGTTCTGGCCGCTGTGGTGCCGGGCGGCGCCCTATTCCTGCATGGATGGATGTCTCATCGAGGCGGAACTGCCTGGGTTCCCATACGGCAGCAGGGAGTTCAGCAGTCCGCGGCTGCTGTGCCACTCGCGGCTCCGGCTGCGTGGGCAATTCGCACAATTTCCCGCGAGATGTCCTCCGGCGACAGGACAAAATCAATACACCCGCTGGCAATCGCGCTCTCAGGCATATCCGGCTGCACGGCGGACTCCGGCGTTTGGGCCATCGTAATCCCGCCGACTTGCTGAATCTCGCACAGCGCCGCTGCCCCATCCCCGTCATAGCCGGAGACAATCACCGCGATCAGTGGCCCGTCCCAGTGCTCCTTGAAAGAACGGAGAAAGACGGTGATGACGTCAGGCCAGCCCCTCGGCTTGGAGATCGGTTCCAGCCGGAACTCTCCCTCCAGGACGTGCAAATCCCTCTGTTCCGGGATGATGAACACCTGATTGGGCTGAACGACCAGTCGATCCGTGATGAGCGTCACCGGCATCTGCGTGTACCGCGGCAGAATCTCGTGCAGATGTGTGGCCACGGTTCTCAGGTGATTCACGATGACCACCGCGATGCCCAGATCGCACGGCAGATGTTTCAGCAATCGAGTGTAGGCGTCCAGGCCTCCGGCCGACCCGCCCACGCAAACAACGGGGAAATTCGCCTCAGGGCCCAGCTTACTCATTGCCAGCCACCACGCCGAGGCGGCCGGACTTCACATTGTCCTCGCTTCAAACTGGCGCACCTCATCTGCCTTGATGACGTAGCGCACCTCAATCGGCTGGCAGCACACTTCGCAATCTTCCACATAGGTCTGCCCCCGGACTGAGGTGTCCAGCACCATCGAAATCCGCTCACCACAATAGGGGCAGGTGAAGAAGTGCTCCATCAGCCAAGCATAGCGGGTTCGCGGCGGAATACCAGATCTATAGAGAGTGGACCCTCGTTGTCGAGTCCTGGTGCTGCAGGGCCGCACACCGCCGCGGTTTGGAGCGTGGT encodes the following:
- a CDS encoding PadR family transcriptional regulator, producing MSKPAELLQGTLDLLILRTVEHGPLHGVGISDRIEQVTNGVFVVGPGSLFPALHRLADKGWLEGEWGTLESGRRAKFYSLTPEGRAQLTVEKRNWRKVFTAVNQVLAEES
- a CDS encoding VOC family protein, which gives rise to MNKITPFLWFDGRAEEAANLYVSLFENSRILHVSRYGDAGPGPAGSAMLVKFELDGRPFIGLNGGPKYKFTEAVSFTIHCKTQAEVDKFWDALTEDGEESQCGWLKDKFGLSWQVIPECLGRLMGDPDPKRAGRVMQAMLQMKKMDIAALEAAHAQA
- a CDS encoding helix-turn-helix domain-containing protein, encoding METSQLLESSTDPIEQRIAKRLSSLRAEHGWSLEALAERTGISRASLSRLERSELSPTAAMLGRLCSAFGWTLSRLMADVETKPANLVPAANQTDWTDPESGYHRRAVSPPAPGLRGELVEVRIPVGATVSFATAPVHGLEHHLWMLDGWLQLEVDGTVFDLRSGDCLRYLLTGPTRFRCAGRREARYLIAMVHP
- a CDS encoding GNAT family N-acetyltransferase, producing the protein MTKTPIQIAEWRPELLDDAAVGRDLTMLAEVLRAVVYGGAGVSFFVPFSLDDARAFWTANVLAGARAGTRRVLVARQAERIVGTVQLNLAVPPNQQHRADVAKLLVHPEARRQGIARALMLAVEPIARAEGRSLLTLDTVSRSNAETLYLELGYIAAGFIPRYARGSLTPDLEDTTIMYKELGPA
- a CDS encoding OmpA family protein, with the protein product MTARTGSALGLFLLSLAFPALGADVPGSQDPAGVKRYTGSEIIGFRAAKFDEFVLPLGPPTEISPPKFAKSQKVDGLVSRYTYAAPAGRSPAELYRNYQLEFQRLGLTTLYQKGTADRGWFGPTLSQVSDEDQVGQILEYNEAQERVLVAKSKDAKPTYFYLFVTSYKDGVIPERLQSAVQKDIALAELIVIAPQAMETNMTLLNAAEMSKSIDDLGKVVLYGINFDLDKDTLRPDSEPTLKEIGKLMADNPRLSIHVVGHTDNQGKPDYNLDLSRRRAATVARELASKYGVAATRMDSFGCGPYAPAASNASEEERAKNRRVELVRW
- a CDS encoding elongation factor P translates to MAVLIDAISVKRRTLFEHENVPYSCLEAEVNTPTARGGQTLVRLKIRNLLTNAVFEKTFKASDKFKEPDLSRVAASFLYSTGDGAEFLDQESFETHSLTDDMLGGAKDFLIAGAVVEMLKYNGNPIGLELPTFVELEVTSTEPGVKGDSSSGTVTKPATLETGLEIRVPLFIKEGEKVRVSTETRGFAGRA
- a CDS encoding chemotaxis protein CheB — encoded protein: MSKLGPEANFPVVCVGGSAGGLDAYTRLLKHLPCDLGIAVVIVNHLRTVATHLHEILPRYTQMPVTLITDRLVVQPNQVFIIPEQRDLHVLEGEFRLEPISKPRGWPDVITVFLRSFKEHWDGPLIAVIVSGYDGDGAAALCEIQQVGGITMAQTPESAVQPDMPESAIASGCIDFVLSPEDISREIVRIAHAAGAASGTAAADC
- a CDS encoding CPXCG motif-containing cysteine-rich protein, with protein sequence MMEHFFTCPYCGERISMVLDTSVRGQTYVEDCEVCCQPIEVRYVIKADEVRQFEARTM